A window of Sphingobacterium sp. lm-10 contains these coding sequences:
- a CDS encoding SusC/RagA family TonB-linked outer membrane protein, with translation MKLTSLLMFVGVMAVSASVYSQDATVALDIRNQPLSSLIAEIKRQTTYSFLFDADEVDIARKVSLSSSKITVKDALKRVLQHQGLESRMSGNHILLLKANTTRTNQQRTLSGVVKDASGAFVPGATITLLGTSVTTQTDQRGVFRIATPAGSQTISVSYTGLGAAEITYAANQDFLEITLQGQVADIEDVVVTALGIKRQSRSLTYNVQQIEAEQVTRIPDPNFINNLNGRVAGVTINASSSGVGGASRVVMRGAKSISGNNNTLYVIDGIPMPNLSAEQPDGIFAGAGQTGDGISNLNPEDIQSLSVLSGPAAAALYGSAAANGVVLVTTRGGMKDQTAISISNQTVFSQPLILPKLQTSYGPTEPGSYYSWGERLNTPSDYDARDFFQTGFNTTNAISLSTGTSRSQTYVSGGLVNANGIINNNDYKRYNFSVRNTTNFFDEKLILDLGFMHANVNEQNMTAQGLYFNPLVPIYLFPAGDDFSKTALFERYDASRNFKTQFWPYGDQGLSLQNPYWITQRALFPNQKQRYMTNASLRYNVSDWINLTGRVKMDRSNDRFERKFHASTNMLFASENGFYSLNEAQTQQVYGEFIANMNKQFVDDDLRLVALLGANVEDVRYEQNMYGGKLHGVPNLFSYGNVNNATAEAAQTGYRRNKQAVFASAQLGYKDRLFLDLTGRNDWPSTLALSQTKSFFYPSVGVSAVITDLLPMSSDRYLSYLKVRGSYSEVGNEPEPFLTIPTYGLSKGYPQTQTRMPNTDLRPERTRSVEAGLNATFFRNRLTLDATLYQSSTFNQFFEPTLSASSGYTSVVVNAGQVDNKGIELTARYNQPIGSASWNTYITYSLNRNKIVELLPNWTNPITGDQISLTELDMTGTGSYKMILKEGGRMGDIYVNTLRVDEHGAIYVHPTDQVVVAETNEYAFAGNSNPKYNLGWGNDFHYRGVRFGFLFNARVGGVVVSNTQAVLDAFGASQATADARDAGGVLVNGRPIPTKPYYDVVGGGSSGGIGSMYVYSATNVRLGEVSLGYDLPVAKWMRGVKGANVSVIGKNLLFLYNKAPYDPELTANTGTYFQGIDYFMSPSLRSIGFSLRLQL, from the coding sequence ATGAAATTAACCTCACTATTGATGTTTGTGGGTGTTATGGCCGTGTCGGCATCTGTATATTCACAAGATGCTACAGTGGCGCTAGACATCCGCAACCAGCCTTTGTCCAGTCTCATTGCCGAGATCAAACGGCAAACAACGTACTCTTTCCTTTTTGATGCCGACGAGGTCGACATCGCCCGGAAGGTCAGCCTGAGCTCATCTAAGATCACCGTCAAGGATGCACTCAAGCGTGTTTTGCAGCATCAAGGTTTGGAATCTCGCATGAGCGGTAACCATATCTTATTGCTCAAAGCCAATACGACACGTACTAACCAACAAAGAACACTATCTGGCGTGGTGAAAGATGCGAGCGGTGCTTTTGTACCCGGTGCAACAATTACCTTACTTGGCACTTCGGTCACTACGCAGACGGATCAGCGTGGTGTATTTCGTATCGCAACGCCAGCAGGTAGCCAAACGATTAGCGTTTCTTACACGGGGCTCGGCGCAGCCGAAATTACGTACGCAGCCAATCAAGATTTTTTAGAAATCACGTTGCAAGGGCAAGTGGCCGATATTGAAGATGTCGTGGTTACGGCATTAGGGATTAAACGTCAAAGCAGATCGTTGACCTACAATGTGCAGCAAATTGAAGCAGAACAAGTAACTCGCATACCTGATCCAAACTTTATCAATAACCTGAATGGTCGTGTGGCCGGCGTGACGATCAATGCATCCTCTTCTGGTGTAGGAGGGGCATCACGCGTGGTCATGCGTGGTGCAAAATCCATCTCGGGCAATAATAATACACTCTACGTGATCGATGGTATACCGATGCCAAATCTTTCGGCAGAGCAGCCAGATGGGATTTTTGCAGGAGCCGGACAAACGGGTGATGGAATCTCTAACTTAAACCCGGAAGATATACAAAGCCTTTCCGTGCTAAGCGGCCCTGCTGCTGCCGCCTTATATGGTAGCGCTGCTGCCAATGGTGTGGTGTTAGTGACTACGCGCGGCGGAATGAAAGATCAAACAGCGATCAGCATCTCTAATCAAACGGTATTTTCACAGCCATTGATTCTTCCAAAGCTTCAAACAAGCTATGGCCCCACCGAGCCTGGGAGTTATTATAGCTGGGGAGAGAGACTCAACACACCTTCTGATTATGATGCGCGCGATTTTTTCCAAACGGGCTTCAACACGACCAATGCCATCAGCCTTTCGACCGGCACAAGCCGTAGCCAAACCTATGTATCCGGTGGTTTAGTGAATGCCAATGGCATCATCAACAATAACGACTACAAACGGTACAACTTTTCCGTCAGAAATACGACCAACTTCTTCGACGAGAAACTTATTTTGGACCTCGGCTTCATGCATGCCAATGTCAACGAGCAGAACATGACCGCGCAAGGCCTTTATTTCAATCCGCTGGTACCTATTTACTTATTTCCGGCCGGAGATGATTTTAGCAAAACGGCACTATTCGAGCGATATGATGCTTCGCGAAATTTCAAAACGCAGTTCTGGCCATATGGAGATCAAGGACTTTCTTTGCAAAACCCGTATTGGATTACGCAACGCGCCTTATTTCCCAACCAAAAGCAACGCTACATGACGAATGCATCGCTTAGATATAACGTATCGGACTGGATCAACCTAACCGGTCGGGTTAAGATGGATCGTAGTAATGATCGTTTTGAGCGGAAATTTCATGCTTCCACCAACATGCTATTCGCTTCAGAAAATGGGTTTTACTCCCTTAATGAGGCGCAAACACAGCAAGTGTATGGAGAGTTCATCGCCAACATGAACAAGCAATTTGTAGACGATGACCTGCGTTTAGTAGCATTATTAGGAGCCAACGTGGAGGATGTACGCTACGAGCAAAACATGTATGGCGGCAAACTGCACGGCGTGCCAAATCTCTTTTCCTACGGTAACGTCAATAATGCGACGGCAGAAGCGGCACAAACTGGTTATCGCCGCAACAAGCAAGCAGTGTTTGCCAGCGCACAGTTGGGCTACAAAGATCGTTTATTCCTGGATTTGACAGGACGTAATGACTGGCCTTCTACCTTGGCTTTATCACAAACAAAATCCTTCTTCTATCCATCGGTCGGTGTATCCGCGGTGATTACAGATCTTTTGCCGATGTCTTCTGATCGCTACCTGTCTTATTTGAAAGTGCGCGGATCCTATTCGGAAGTAGGTAATGAGCCGGAACCATTCTTGACGATTCCAACCTATGGTTTATCAAAAGGGTATCCGCAAACACAAACGCGCATGCCTAATACAGATCTGAGACCAGAGCGCACCCGCTCGGTAGAGGCCGGGTTGAATGCGACCTTCTTCAGAAATCGCCTGACTTTGGATGCGACACTCTATCAATCCAGCACGTTCAATCAATTTTTTGAGCCAACGCTCTCTGCCTCTTCAGGGTATACAAGCGTGGTGGTGAATGCCGGACAGGTCGACAACAAAGGTATCGAGCTGACTGCACGGTACAACCAACCTATCGGAAGCGCTTCCTGGAACACATACATCACCTACTCACTAAACCGCAACAAGATTGTAGAACTACTTCCAAACTGGACTAACCCGATTACAGGCGATCAGATTTCGCTCACTGAGTTAGATATGACAGGTACCGGGAGCTACAAAATGATCTTGAAGGAAGGTGGCCGCATGGGCGATATCTACGTTAACACATTGCGTGTAGATGAACACGGAGCCATCTATGTACACCCCACGGATCAAGTGGTGGTGGCAGAGACCAACGAATATGCCTTTGCCGGCAATAGTAACCCTAAATATAACCTGGGATGGGGCAACGACTTTCATTACCGTGGTGTGCGTTTTGGATTTTTGTTCAACGCACGCGTTGGCGGTGTAGTTGTTTCTAATACGCAGGCGGTACTCGATGCATTCGGCGCTTCGCAAGCTACCGCGGATGCGCGTGATGCTGGCGGCGTATTGGTCAATGGTCGTCCCATTCCTACAAAACCGTACTATGACGTCGTTGGTGGTGGATCTTCTGGTGGTATAGGTTCCATGTATGTGTATAGTGCGACCAATGTACGATTGGGTGAAGTAAGTCTTGGCTATGATTTGCCCGTGGCAAAATGGATGCGTGGCGTGAAGGGTGCCAATGTTTCGGTTATTGGCAAAAACCTGTTGTTCTTATACAACAAAGCTCCTTACGATCCAGAACTTACCGCAAATACCGGCACCTATTTTCAGGGTATCGACTATTTCATGTCACCTAGTTTGCGCAGCATCGGTTTCTCACTTCGTTTACAACTATAA
- a CDS encoding FecR domain-containing protein, which translates to MTETEQAYWSAHIYDVLSGNASEQKVEELQQWRKQSVAHAEFYQKTVTLYTTMDFVPSSETDTITEAAYQAFVTRTKANRSIRLRRILPYIGAAASLIVCFLLGLMVARQKADGIAAFPSTITVAKGSKTQTTLPDGTTVWLNAESTLHIQPDFGLDERRVAITGEAFFDVAKDATHPFIVETATVKVKVLGTSFHVANRPSRHEVRVALVEGAVDILSSRGKRLRMKPDQTVVYDIESGQFIRTEAATAYEYGWRDAKFIFKNKKFADITDELERLFDVEIKVNNPKLATRKFTGDFENNESLVDILDVIAELGQFQYAIRGRIITIK; encoded by the coding sequence ATGACAGAAACCGAACAAGCATATTGGTCTGCCCATATATATGATGTATTGAGCGGCAACGCGTCCGAACAGAAAGTGGAGGAGCTACAACAGTGGCGAAAGCAGTCTGTAGCACATGCCGAATTTTATCAGAAAACCGTAACGCTTTACACGACGATGGATTTTGTACCGTCCAGTGAAACCGATACCATTACAGAAGCGGCTTATCAAGCATTCGTCACAAGAACAAAGGCAAATCGATCTATTCGACTTCGGCGCATACTGCCTTATATTGGCGCAGCGGCATCACTAATTGTATGTTTCTTGCTGGGTTTGATGGTTGCTCGTCAAAAAGCAGACGGCATAGCAGCATTTCCATCCACCATTACCGTGGCTAAAGGATCTAAGACTCAAACCACTTTGCCCGATGGCACAACGGTGTGGCTGAATGCGGAATCTACCTTACACATCCAGCCTGATTTTGGTCTAGACGAGCGTAGGGTAGCAATAACAGGGGAAGCCTTTTTTGATGTCGCAAAAGATGCAACGCACCCCTTCATTGTAGAAACCGCAACCGTAAAAGTGAAAGTGCTTGGCACATCCTTTCACGTGGCTAACCGCCCAAGTCGTCACGAAGTACGTGTTGCTTTGGTAGAAGGTGCTGTGGATATATTGAGTTCAAGAGGTAAAAGGTTACGGATGAAGCCTGATCAAACGGTAGTGTATGATATCGAAAGCGGACAATTCATTCGTACGGAAGCAGCGACTGCGTATGAGTATGGTTGGCGAGATGCAAAATTCATCTTCAAGAACAAAAAATTTGCGGATATCACAGACGAATTAGAGCGTCTTTTCGATGTGGAAATAAAAGTAAACAACCCTAAACTGGCGACGAGGAAGTTTACGGGTGATTTCGAGAACAACGAGAGTTTGGTAGATATTCTCGATGTGATCGCCGAATTAGGTCAATTCCAATATGCTATACGGGGACGCATCATTACCATAAAATAA
- a CDS encoding RNA polymerase sigma-70 factor, translating into MSDWELLAGLKAGDNRAYKNLYDTHYYPLCVYANRIIDDEYYAQTIVNDVFFGIWQNRAGLAEIQALRPYLLRSIRNRCITHIKQETKRRKINQRLPISQDEDMDAAAEDNTISKILASELDLKIASAIKLLPALTREIFTLSRFGDMKYVEIADHLNVSVDVVKYHIKQALAHLRRYLQEYF; encoded by the coding sequence ATGTCGGACTGGGAATTATTGGCGGGTCTTAAAGCTGGAGACAATCGGGCATACAAAAACTTGTATGACACACATTATTACCCCTTATGTGTTTACGCCAATCGAATAATCGACGACGAGTACTACGCTCAAACCATTGTAAATGATGTTTTTTTCGGGATTTGGCAAAATCGTGCGGGTTTGGCAGAAATACAAGCACTCCGTCCTTATTTACTTCGATCCATCCGCAATAGATGCATCACACATATCAAGCAAGAAACTAAACGACGCAAGATCAACCAGCGACTTCCGATCTCGCAAGACGAAGATATGGATGCCGCCGCGGAAGACAACACGATTAGTAAAATACTGGCCTCAGAACTAGATCTTAAGATTGCATCTGCTATTAAGCTACTCCCAGCGCTCACCAGAGAAATATTTACGCTTAGCCGGTTTGGCGATATGAAATACGTTGAGATAGCGGATCATCTGAACGTATCTGTTGATGTAGTGAAATACCATATAAAACAAGCGCTTGCACATCTTCGTCGCTACCTTCAGGAATATTTTTAA
- a CDS encoding TonB-dependent receptor: MIKQYFALCALCLMACLAFAQEKLSIQVIDERANPIVGVTVSIGNITQTTNTRGMTTFPKVTGASQTVKASYLGYETASQVIPAGQSTLNLILKPAMHQTGEVFVQSTRARENGPTTFSNISKEELRKTNLGQDIPFLLDQTPGVVVSSDAGAGIGYTSMRIRGSDNERINVTLNGIPLNDAESMGSFFVNLPDFASSVESIQVQRGIGTSTNGAGAFGASVNIQTDVLETQPYAELNNSYGSFNSWKNTVKVGSGLLKNKYAFNARLSRIATDGYVERASANMQSFYLDGGVYTQKHTLKATLFSGKQTTYQAWYGTPEPLLTGNREELPAYADAMEIFDETERQRLFNADRRYNFYTYDGQTDNYQQTHAHLQYSFTPNDKVSIQSALHYTRGAGYFEEFRADDRLSRYNLPNVIHGTDTISRTDLVRQRWLDNHFYGVTYAANYKVSNDLRFTVGGAYNEYIGDHFGEVIWARYASTGNLGDRYYFNDAKKTDFNIYGKADYRKDDWLLNADLQYRIINYRAEGPDQRAVYLDFRDNLHFFNPKFGTTYFINESANVYGSYAYASKEPVRKDYAENPLNEFPRPERMHNVELGYRLRESNFNLGVNAYAMLYKDQLIATGALNDVGGSIRQNVPDSYRAGVEFDGAWIISPQFEWRATAALSTNKIRNFVEYIAIYDADWNMAGQQVNTYDKTDIALSPSTVLSSDFTYRPMEPLALSLTSKYVSRMYLDNTSSLDRSIDPSFVNNLRALYTLSAWGLERVDLNLAVNNVLNTKFATNGYTWGSIDPSGTHNFYNFYFPQATINFLLGLNIRF; the protein is encoded by the coding sequence ATGATAAAGCAGTATTTTGCCTTATGTGCCCTATGCTTGATGGCGTGCCTGGCTTTTGCGCAGGAAAAACTTTCTATACAAGTAATTGATGAGCGCGCCAATCCAATCGTCGGAGTCACGGTATCTATCGGTAATATAACACAAACTACAAATACCCGTGGTATGACTACCTTTCCTAAGGTAACTGGAGCATCCCAAACCGTGAAAGCAAGCTATCTCGGCTATGAAACGGCATCTCAAGTCATTCCGGCAGGACAATCTACCCTAAACCTTATCTTGAAGCCGGCAATGCACCAGACGGGGGAAGTATTTGTACAATCTACTAGAGCACGCGAAAATGGCCCGACCACCTTTAGTAACATCAGCAAGGAAGAGTTGCGCAAGACCAATTTGGGGCAGGATATTCCATTCTTGCTGGATCAGACGCCGGGTGTAGTTGTTAGTTCTGATGCAGGGGCCGGAATCGGCTACACCAGTATGCGCATTCGTGGATCAGACAATGAACGCATCAATGTAACCTTAAACGGCATTCCGCTCAACGATGCAGAAAGCATGGGTTCCTTTTTTGTCAATCTCCCCGACTTTGCATCATCCGTAGAAAGTATACAGGTACAGCGTGGTATTGGTACCTCTACCAACGGTGCCGGTGCATTCGGCGCATCGGTAAACATACAAACCGATGTGTTGGAAACGCAGCCTTATGCCGAGTTGAATAATTCATATGGCTCATTCAACTCCTGGAAGAATACAGTAAAAGTAGGTTCTGGCTTATTAAAGAATAAATATGCCTTTAATGCCCGTTTGTCGCGCATAGCTACCGATGGTTATGTGGAGCGTGCATCGGCCAATATGCAATCCTTTTATCTTGACGGGGGGGTGTATACGCAGAAACATACCTTGAAAGCAACCTTATTTTCTGGAAAACAAACGACCTATCAGGCTTGGTATGGCACACCAGAACCACTGCTGACCGGCAATCGCGAAGAATTACCTGCGTATGCAGATGCCATGGAAATATTTGATGAAACGGAGAGACAGCGATTGTTTAATGCAGACCGGAGATACAATTTCTACACGTACGATGGGCAAACCGACAATTACCAGCAAACACATGCGCATTTACAATACAGTTTCACACCAAACGATAAGGTAAGTATACAAAGCGCGTTACATTACACACGCGGAGCTGGCTATTTTGAAGAGTTTCGTGCGGATGATCGTCTCTCCAGATATAATCTTCCAAATGTGATTCATGGCACGGATACTATTTCACGTACGGATCTGGTGAGACAGCGCTGGCTAGACAATCATTTTTACGGCGTGACTTATGCTGCCAATTACAAAGTATCCAATGATTTAAGATTTACTGTAGGCGGAGCGTATAATGAATATATAGGCGACCATTTTGGTGAGGTCATCTGGGCACGCTATGCCTCTACAGGTAATTTGGGAGATCGTTATTATTTTAATGATGCCAAAAAGACTGACTTTAACATCTATGGTAAAGCAGATTACAGAAAAGACGATTGGTTACTCAATGCTGATCTGCAATACCGCATCATTAATTACCGGGCGGAAGGGCCAGATCAGCGAGCTGTATATCTAGATTTTAGGGATAATCTGCATTTCTTTAACCCCAAGTTTGGTACCACTTATTTTATCAACGAATCGGCAAATGTATACGGTTCTTATGCCTATGCAAGCAAAGAGCCGGTGCGGAAAGATTACGCAGAGAATCCGCTTAATGAGTTTCCCAGACCAGAACGCATGCATAATGTAGAGCTGGGCTACCGCTTGCGCGAATCAAACTTCAACCTAGGAGTGAATGCGTACGCTATGCTGTACAAAGATCAATTAATTGCAACTGGTGCCTTAAATGATGTTGGTGGTAGTATTCGCCAAAACGTGCCGGATAGCTATCGCGCTGGAGTGGAGTTTGATGGCGCTTGGATTATCTCCCCTCAGTTCGAGTGGAGGGCAACTGCCGCATTGAGTACCAACAAGATTCGAAATTTTGTAGAGTACATCGCTATTTATGATGCAGATTGGAATATGGCTGGTCAGCAGGTGAATACGTATGACAAAACTGATATTGCACTATCACCAAGCACGGTGTTATCCAGTGATTTCACCTATCGACCAATGGAACCTTTGGCGTTGAGTCTGACGAGTAAATATGTTTCGCGCATGTACTTAGACAATACTTCTTCGCTTGACAGAAGTATAGACCCATCTTTTGTAAACAACCTGCGTGCACTCTACACATTATCTGCCTGGGGATTGGAACGGGTGGATCTAAATTTGGCGGTCAACAATGTATTAAACACAAAATTTGCAACCAATGGATACACGTGGGGGTCTATAGACCCATCCGGTACACATAATTTTTATAATTTCTATTTCCCCCAGGCCACCATCAATTTCTTACTAGGGTTGAATATTCGATTCTAG
- a CDS encoding amidohydrolase family protein: protein MATYYTADYIMPVTSPPIKGGVVALDEKGLIVGVYHSSDPQLQDKKLIRHKGVLTPGFVNGHCHLELSHMKGKVAKGTGLPKFLNAVMSERTASQEAINQAMVEADKAMFAKGIQVVGDHVNTTVSAKVKAQSPICYHTFVELLGFDPAVADDRVDQARDIEYDFEPQRTSITPHAAYSCSKKLLRSLSDKVDANNIFSLHNQESDEENKFFRYKRGEFLDFYKENNISHDHVTANGKNALQNSIQFLPAENRLLLIHNTYTAPKDMDYVTRIGRDVYYCLCPKANQYIEGRLPKIQSFVLSKQKIMIGTDSLASNDTLDVLEELKTIHEAFTDLSFETTLSWATINGAKALKLDDKYGSLEVGKSPGLLLIKDLDGLTITAEAAVQRIV from the coding sequence ATGGCAACTTACTACACTGCAGATTACATTATGCCGGTTACTTCTCCACCGATTAAAGGGGGAGTTGTCGCTTTGGATGAAAAAGGACTTATTGTTGGAGTCTATCATTCTTCCGATCCTCAACTTCAGGATAAAAAATTGATCCGGCACAAAGGTGTTTTAACGCCAGGGTTTGTTAATGGACATTGCCATTTGGAATTGTCACACATGAAAGGTAAAGTGGCAAAAGGAACGGGTCTTCCCAAATTTTTGAATGCCGTCATGTCGGAAAGAACCGCTTCGCAAGAAGCTATCAATCAAGCAATGGTGGAAGCGGATAAGGCTATGTTTGCTAAGGGTATACAGGTGGTCGGAGACCATGTGAATACAACGGTGTCAGCAAAGGTGAAAGCGCAAAGTCCGATCTGTTACCACACCTTTGTAGAATTGCTTGGGTTTGATCCGGCGGTAGCCGATGATCGGGTTGATCAGGCAAGAGATATTGAATACGATTTCGAACCACAGCGCACTTCGATCACGCCGCATGCCGCTTACTCCTGTTCCAAGAAATTGTTGAGATCCCTTTCGGATAAGGTGGATGCCAATAATATCTTCAGCCTTCATAATCAGGAAAGCGATGAGGAAAATAAATTTTTCCGTTACAAGCGAGGTGAATTCCTCGACTTTTATAAGGAGAATAATATTTCACACGATCATGTGACGGCGAATGGAAAAAATGCATTGCAAAACAGCATTCAATTCTTACCAGCCGAGAATCGTCTGTTATTAATACATAATACGTACACTGCACCAAAGGATATGGACTACGTAACTCGGATCGGAAGAGATGTGTATTACTGTTTGTGTCCAAAGGCCAATCAATATATCGAAGGCCGCTTGCCGAAAATACAAAGCTTCGTGTTGAGCAAGCAGAAGATCATGATTGGCACCGATAGTTTAGCATCCAACGATACACTGGATGTGTTAGAGGAACTGAAGACCATCCATGAGGCATTTACTGATCTATCTTTCGAAACTACCCTTTCATGGGCTACGATCAATGGTGCTAAGGCACTAAAGTTGGATGATAAATATGGTTCTTTAGAAGTAGGAAAATCACCAGGTCTACTTTTGATTAAAGATTTGGATGGCCTGACTATTACTGCTGAAGCCGCTGTTCAACGGATTGTATAA
- a CDS encoding acylphosphatase, with product MKQWNITVTGKVQGVHFRAATKAVADQLGVKGYVVNQEDGSVFIEAVGDSFGLESIKEWCWEGPDAAAVENVQVLEVAPKNYHNFEVLKKQR from the coding sequence ATGAAACAGTGGAATATCACAGTAACCGGCAAGGTGCAAGGAGTACATTTCCGTGCCGCTACAAAAGCGGTCGCTGATCAATTAGGTGTGAAGGGATATGTAGTAAATCAGGAAGATGGTTCTGTGTTTATAGAAGCTGTGGGTGATAGCTTTGGATTAGAAAGCATCAAAGAATGGTGTTGGGAAGGACCGGATGCTGCTGCGGTAGAAAATGTGCAAGTCTTGGAAGTGGCGCCAAAGAATTACCACAATTTTGAAGTACTAAAAAAACAGCGGTAG
- a CDS encoding polysaccharide biosynthesis C-terminal domain-containing protein: MSGIKRLLTDTIIYGFTTIVSRLLNFLLTPIFIDRLKGPTAFGVFTNLYAWMSMLNALLAFGMETTFFRYLQKVKPEEKGKVFDHAFFVTLITSLLLGVTIYFTKENIAAWFNEGGASADYTTYIQLFTGILIADALAVVPFAKLRAEGKAVRYGTLKILNIVVNIGGNLLFLFLFPTLIVDSAFWREFLVGWFQPDWVLGNIFLANLIASLFTLLMLLPQLISLRWQIDKSLIKSMLWYSFPILIANISFIINEHLDKMMFPHLLPGASGKQDLGIYGAVSKIAVFISLFVTAFRLGAEPFFFAYAKNENAKKTYANIMIYFVLFMVIGMLGICANLDWLKYFINKSGDPVQQALYWSGLPIIPVLLFNYVLLGIYMNLSIWYKLTDQTRYGLYISVIGAIITVVLNIILIPKYSYVGAALSTTVTYLSMVLLSYFWGQKNYAIPYSVAKICIYLLLGISLAAIMQTLLSNHVWWSNGLLAAFVVIVGISEKSIISRLWKAIRP; this comes from the coding sequence GTGTCAGGTATCAAGCGGCTTTTGACGGATACGATTATCTATGGTTTTACGACCATTGTCTCCCGGCTGCTCAACTTTCTCCTCACACCAATCTTTATTGACCGGCTAAAAGGTCCTACCGCATTTGGTGTTTTTACCAATCTGTATGCCTGGATGTCTATGCTCAATGCGCTATTAGCATTTGGCATGGAAACCACCTTTTTCAGGTATTTGCAGAAGGTAAAACCAGAAGAAAAGGGAAAGGTATTTGATCATGCTTTTTTTGTTACGTTGATTACCTCTTTGTTGCTTGGGGTTACCATTTATTTCACCAAAGAGAATATTGCTGCATGGTTTAATGAAGGTGGAGCGTCCGCAGATTACACCACGTATATTCAATTGTTTACCGGTATACTCATTGCCGATGCGCTAGCTGTAGTCCCCTTTGCTAAGCTTCGTGCCGAGGGCAAGGCCGTAAGATATGGTACCCTGAAAATTCTGAATATTGTTGTTAACATAGGCGGTAACCTGTTGTTTCTATTTCTGTTTCCGACGTTAATCGTAGATAGTGCGTTCTGGCGAGAATTCTTAGTAGGATGGTTTCAGCCGGATTGGGTGTTGGGCAATATATTCCTGGCTAATCTTATCGCTAGTCTCTTCACCCTGTTGATGCTATTACCTCAGCTTATTAGTCTGCGTTGGCAGATAGATAAATCGCTTATTAAAAGTATGCTTTGGTATAGTTTTCCGATATTAATTGCAAATATTTCCTTTATCATCAACGAGCATCTAGACAAAATGATGTTTCCACACTTGTTGCCAGGAGCATCTGGCAAACAAGATTTGGGTATTTATGGTGCCGTGTCGAAAATCGCAGTTTTCATTAGCTTATTCGTTACGGCATTTCGTCTTGGAGCAGAACCCTTCTTCTTTGCTTATGCAAAAAACGAAAATGCGAAGAAAACCTACGCCAATATCATGATCTATTTTGTGCTATTTATGGTCATCGGTATGTTGGGCATTTGTGCGAATCTGGATTGGTTAAAATATTTTATTAATAAGTCCGGTGATCCTGTACAACAGGCCTTGTATTGGTCGGGGCTTCCTATTATACCCGTATTATTGTTTAATTATGTGCTCTTAGGCATTTATATGAATCTCTCCATTTGGTATAAGCTTACCGATCAAACGCGCTATGGGCTGTATATCTCCGTAATTGGAGCGATCATTACCGTCGTTTTAAATATCATTCTTATACCTAAGTATTCGTATGTAGGAGCCGCATTGTCTACCACAGTAACATATTTAAGCATGGTGTTGCTTTCTTATTTTTGGGGGCAAAAAAATTACGCCATACCTTATTCAGTTGCTAAAATTTGTATATATTTACTGCTCGGAATTTCATTAGCCGCTATTATGCAAACGCTTTTAAGCAATCATGTTTGGTGGAGTAATGGGCTACTGGCTGCTTTTGTTGTCATAGTAGGAATTAGCGAGAAATCTATCATATCGCGCCTCTGGAAAGCAATTAGACCTTAG